The following coding sequences are from one Leptospira mayottensis 200901116 window:
- the fusA gene encoding elongation factor G has translation MSTAVAEFKPSEKLLKTRNIGISAHIDSGKTTLTERILFYTNRIHAIHEVRGKDGVGAKMDSMDLERERGITIQSAATYCQWKNHTINIIDTPGHVDFTVEVERSLRVLDSAILVLCGVAGVQSQSITVDRQMRRYNVPRVAFINKLDRTGANPFRVIEQLKDKLKHNAVPVQIPIGLENDLKGVVDLVTMKAYYFEGKDGMDIQEKEIPDDLKELANKKHEELLDAASMFSDELTEALLEGTPTEEMIKKAIRTGTLELKMTPVFMGSAFKNKGVQKLLDGVLDYLASPVDVKNKALDQNNNEEMITLESNYEKPLVCLAFKLEDGRYGQLTYVRVYQGKLSKGMTIYNMSNNKKHNVGRLCRMHSDEMEDIDSAEAGDIIALFGIDCASGDTFTDGKLKVSMESMFVAAPVISLTIEAKESKHLNNLAKALNRFTKEDPTFQTHVDPESGQTIIKGMGELHLEVYIERMKREYGVELITGAPQVAYRETITSKADFDYTHKKQTGGQGQFGRVAGYMEPIPLEETLNYDFVNKVVGGAIPREYIQSVDKGFKSCLERGSLIGFPIIGVRCVINDGAYHDVDSSDMAFQIAGRYAFRQGFNKANPQILEPIMKVEVDGPSEFQGAILGSLNQRRGMILNTTEEDAYCKTEAEVPLADMFGYSTVLRSSTQGKAEFSMEFSRYAPVPRNVAEELMKKYKVNNKDED, from the coding sequence ATGAGCACTGCTGTTGCCGAATTCAAACCGAGCGAAAAACTTCTAAAAACCAGAAATATCGGAATTTCCGCCCACATCGATTCCGGAAAAACGACCCTTACTGAAAGGATTCTATTTTATACGAATCGAATCCATGCTATTCATGAGGTTCGTGGAAAGGATGGAGTTGGCGCGAAAATGGACAGCATGGATCTTGAAAGAGAAAGAGGGATCACCATCCAGTCCGCCGCGACCTATTGCCAGTGGAAAAACCACACGATTAACATCATCGACACCCCGGGTCACGTTGACTTTACCGTAGAGGTAGAACGTTCTCTCCGTGTATTGGATTCCGCGATCCTCGTACTTTGTGGAGTTGCCGGGGTTCAGTCTCAGTCGATTACCGTGGACCGTCAGATGAGACGTTACAACGTTCCTCGTGTTGCATTCATCAACAAACTCGACAGAACGGGAGCAAACCCTTTTCGAGTTATCGAACAACTCAAAGACAAGCTGAAACACAACGCTGTTCCCGTTCAAATTCCTATCGGTTTAGAAAACGACCTAAAAGGAGTCGTAGATCTCGTTACGATGAAGGCTTACTACTTTGAAGGTAAGGACGGAATGGACATCCAGGAAAAAGAAATTCCGGATGATCTCAAAGAACTTGCGAACAAAAAGCACGAAGAACTTTTGGATGCGGCTTCTATGTTCTCCGACGAACTTACCGAGGCTCTCCTTGAAGGAACCCCTACCGAAGAGATGATCAAAAAGGCAATTCGTACAGGCACTCTCGAACTCAAAATGACCCCTGTGTTTATGGGCTCCGCTTTTAAAAACAAAGGTGTTCAAAAACTTTTAGACGGAGTTTTAGATTATCTCGCAAGTCCTGTGGACGTTAAAAACAAGGCTCTCGACCAAAACAATAATGAAGAAATGATCACTCTTGAGTCTAATTACGAGAAGCCTCTGGTTTGTCTCGCGTTCAAACTCGAAGACGGACGTTACGGTCAGCTCACTTACGTGCGTGTTTACCAAGGGAAACTTTCCAAAGGTATGACGATCTACAACATGTCGAATAACAAGAAGCATAACGTAGGTCGACTCTGTCGGATGCACTCCGATGAGATGGAAGACATCGATTCAGCGGAAGCGGGTGATATCATTGCTCTTTTTGGTATCGATTGTGCTTCCGGAGATACGTTTACCGACGGAAAACTTAAAGTTTCCATGGAATCCATGTTCGTTGCCGCTCCGGTGATTTCTCTTACCATAGAAGCGAAAGAATCGAAACACTTAAACAACCTTGCAAAAGCGTTAAACCGTTTTACCAAGGAAGATCCTACCTTTCAAACCCATGTAGATCCGGAATCCGGACAGACCATCATCAAAGGTATGGGAGAACTTCACCTTGAAGTTTATATCGAGCGTATGAAACGCGAGTACGGAGTAGAACTCATCACGGGAGCGCCTCAGGTTGCGTATCGTGAAACAATCACGTCCAAAGCAGATTTTGACTATACTCACAAAAAACAAACCGGTGGTCAGGGACAGTTCGGTCGTGTTGCGGGTTATATGGAACCGATCCCTCTCGAAGAAACTTTAAATTACGATTTTGTAAACAAAGTTGTGGGTGGTGCGATCCCAAGAGAATACATTCAATCGGTGGACAAAGGATTTAAAAGTTGTTTAGAGCGTGGGTCTCTGATAGGGTTCCCTATCATCGGAGTTCGTTGTGTTATCAACGACGGCGCTTACCATGATGTGGATTCTTCCGATATGGCATTCCAAATCGCGGGCCGTTATGCGTTTCGCCAAGGATTCAACAAAGCGAATCCCCAGATTCTCGAACCGATTATGAAAGTGGAAGTTGACGGACCTTCCGAGTTTCAAGGAGCGATCCTCGGATCGTTGAACCAAAGACGTGGTATGATTTTGAACACAACCGAAGAGGACGCCTACTGTAAAACCGAAGCAGAAGTCCCACTCGCGGACATGTTTGGATACTCTACCGTATTACGTTCATCTACTCAAGGAAAGGCGGAATTCTCTATGGAATTCTCCAGATACGCTCCAGTTCCAAGAAATGTTGCGGAAGAATTGATGAAAAAATACAAGGTCAACAATAAAGACGAAGATTGA
- a CDS encoding TrkH family potassium uptake protein produces MQPLKFIKRNVNRIAKVFLLLSVARTLCFGFAIAILVGSFGIFISESGRLSYTVSLYLATSSICVTGLSPVLLSEFQRSTQLIMMFLIQIGGLGIITFTVLIGVLVVRGLSRSTRLASFVYEATDAHFAKRMQNKKSEQHSGVVLPGKNKTEAEAFYVRRMLLSLFNISLSIEAVGAGLLYFCMPETDRLPGTPSRFFLSVFTSVSAFNNAGFSIVDDLSFLAKDPLCLLIIQFLIVMGGIGFPVIIFIEKSILEIIQKFMKKIEAVTETFMMRRTVLLGEDPPTWYIFIITTSVRLEERLELYRKELFGDANRMQMAIIVLGSLILIHIGGISILLIEYNNIETIGKMGFTEKLFNSFFLSVSSRTAGFNTFDVTEIRSATYVLLCALMFIGGGPQGAAGGIKITTFFILILYLKNVIRPQARVQAWGEDVSKNSVAISTRIYFLATISLVVFMFLITLANGNKYGIETIFFEVMSAFGTVGLSLGMTAYTNDLEKFLYIALMFMGRVGTFTLLIAFTGHSGLGDLGGKDDGLKIQVG; encoded by the coding sequence ATGCAGCCGCTTAAATTTATCAAGCGAAACGTAAATAGGATTGCAAAAGTGTTTCTTTTGTTGTCCGTCGCTAGAACTCTTTGTTTTGGCTTCGCGATTGCCATATTGGTCGGTTCTTTCGGGATTTTCATTTCAGAGTCCGGTCGCTTGAGTTACACGGTTTCCTTATATTTAGCCACTTCCTCAATTTGTGTCACGGGGCTTTCTCCCGTTTTATTGTCGGAATTCCAACGCTCTACACAATTGATTATGATGTTTCTAATTCAGATCGGGGGGTTAGGGATCATCACATTTACAGTGCTGATCGGTGTATTGGTTGTTAGAGGTTTGTCGAGGAGTACTCGTCTTGCTTCTTTTGTTTACGAAGCGACGGATGCTCATTTCGCAAAAAGAATGCAGAATAAAAAATCTGAACAACATTCAGGAGTTGTTCTTCCTGGAAAGAATAAGACTGAAGCCGAAGCATTTTATGTGAGAAGAATGCTTTTATCTCTTTTTAATATTTCACTTTCAATCGAAGCAGTGGGTGCTGGTCTTCTTTATTTTTGTATGCCCGAGACGGACCGTCTTCCGGGAACTCCGAGTCGATTCTTTCTAAGTGTGTTTACTTCTGTTTCCGCTTTTAATAACGCCGGATTTTCCATCGTGGACGATTTGAGTTTTTTGGCGAAAGATCCTTTGTGTTTGCTCATCATTCAGTTTCTGATCGTGATGGGCGGAATAGGATTTCCTGTGATTATCTTTATTGAAAAGTCGATCTTAGAGATTATCCAGAAGTTCATGAAAAAAATAGAAGCGGTCACGGAAACTTTTATGATGAGAAGGACGGTTCTGTTAGGAGAAGATCCGCCGACTTGGTATATCTTTATCATTACAACTTCCGTACGATTGGAAGAGCGATTGGAACTATATCGAAAAGAGTTATTCGGAGATGCGAATCGAATGCAGATGGCGATCATCGTATTAGGTTCTTTGATTCTGATTCATATCGGAGGAATTTCAATTTTACTCATCGAGTACAATAATATTGAAACGATCGGAAAAATGGGATTTACGGAGAAGTTGTTCAATTCCTTTTTTCTTTCCGTTTCTTCAAGGACCGCGGGCTTTAATACGTTCGATGTCACCGAAATCCGAAGCGCGACTTACGTTCTTCTTTGTGCTTTGATGTTTATCGGAGGAGGTCCTCAAGGAGCCGCAGGAGGTATCAAAATCACCACCTTCTTTATATTAATCTTATATTTGAAAAACGTAATTAGGCCGCAAGCGAGAGTACAAGCTTGGGGAGAAGACGTCTCTAAAAATTCGGTGGCTATTTCCACTCGAATCTATTTTCTTGCCACCATTTCTCTGGTCGTATTTATGTTTTTAATCACCCTTGCAAACGGAAACAAATACGGAATCGAAACTATCTTTTTCGAAGTGATGTCCGCATTTGGAACTGTGGGTTTAAGTCTGGGAATGACGGCTTATACGAACGACTTAGAAAAGTTTCTCTACATCGCTTTAATGTTCATGGGAAGAGTCGGAACTTTCACGCTTTTGATTGCGTTTACGGGTCATTCCGGGTTGGGAGATCTGGGAGGAAAGGACGACGGATTGAAAATTCAGGTGGGATAA
- a CDS encoding decaprenyl-phosphate phosphoribosyltransferase, whose translation MLLQYLKLLRIHQWIKNVIIFAGIIFAKKLTDPESVQQVISAFFLFSLVASCQYVLNDYLDRKEDALHPEKKHRPLASGKLDPSFALFITAIILPLSLIMAYLLHPLFFGLVAFYLMFNVLYSRFLKHMVILDVMSISIGFVIRAIAGSVIIHVTFSSWLLLCTFMLALFWGFSKRRGELIILEGSAKGHRKILDEYSTSFLDMMLGIVATMTLMSYVLYVTSPATIANLGTDRLIYTIPIVVYAIFRSLYIIYIKNMGHNPTKAILSDWGVLLAGLIWVALVITIMYSDFGKGVRFDL comes from the coding sequence ATGCTCTTACAATATTTGAAATTACTCCGGATTCATCAATGGATCAAAAATGTAATCATTTTTGCGGGCATTATTTTCGCTAAGAAGCTGACCGATCCGGAGTCGGTGCAACAAGTCATCTCAGCTTTTTTTCTTTTTTCACTTGTTGCTAGTTGTCAGTATGTTTTGAACGATTATTTGGATCGTAAGGAAGATGCGTTACATCCCGAAAAAAAACATAGACCGTTAGCTTCCGGAAAGTTGGATCCTTCGTTTGCTCTTTTTATTACGGCAATTATACTTCCTTTGTCCTTAATCATGGCATATCTATTGCATCCACTATTTTTCGGATTAGTTGCTTTTTATCTCATGTTCAATGTGCTTTACAGCAGATTTTTAAAACATATGGTGATTTTGGACGTGATGAGTATCAGCATAGGATTCGTGATCCGTGCGATTGCAGGTTCGGTGATCATTCACGTGACTTTTTCCTCTTGGCTTTTACTATGTACTTTTATGCTCGCGCTCTTTTGGGGATTTTCCAAAAGAAGAGGCGAACTCATAATTTTGGAAGGAAGTGCGAAAGGGCATCGTAAAATTTTAGACGAATATTCAACTAGTTTCCTTGATATGATGCTTGGAATAGTGGCTACGATGACTTTGATGAGTTATGTTCTTTACGTCACTAGCCCTGCTACGATTGCTAACCTCGGAACAGACCGTTTGATTTATACGATTCCGATTGTCGTGTATGCGATTTTTCGATCTTTGTATATCATCTATATCAAGAATATGGGACACAATCCTACGAAGGCGATTCTTTCTGATTGGGGAGTTTTACTTGCCGGTTTGATTTGGGTCGCTTTGGTGATAACGATTATGTATTCCGATTTCGGAAAGGGAGTCCGATTTGATCTTTGA